Proteins encoded within one genomic window of Haladaptatus sp. QDMS2:
- a CDS encoding radical SAM protein: MISKGCEQCAKGGKMVLFVYGYCDQRDCFYCPLGENRKNVTQVYANERAVESDEDVITEAKRMDALGTSITGGEPQEAMDKTCRYLRLLKDEFGEDHHTHLYTGITGGRENMRRLAEAGLDEIRFHPPYELWGDMHGTEWEEILYIAREEGLTPAFEIPGIRAEREFIDFLDEGAADFCNINEFEMSEGNYERMQAEGYELREGHMSAVEGSHDILEEMAVHPKVYFCTSVFKDAAQHRNRLKRMAKNLRREFDDVTDDGTLVYGKTWITPAELEALGVPEEFYTVKENHVEIAWWLLEEMVQEGDVEKGEIIEQYPTVDGTVVERTPLA; the protein is encoded by the coding sequence ATGATTTCGAAGGGCTGCGAACAGTGTGCCAAAGGGGGCAAAATGGTGCTGTTCGTCTACGGCTACTGTGACCAGCGTGACTGCTTCTACTGTCCGCTTGGGGAGAACCGCAAGAACGTGACCCAGGTGTACGCAAACGAGCGTGCAGTCGAGTCCGACGAAGACGTCATCACCGAAGCAAAGCGGATGGACGCCCTCGGCACCTCCATCACTGGCGGCGAACCACAGGAGGCGATGGACAAGACGTGTCGCTACCTGCGCCTGCTCAAAGACGAGTTCGGCGAGGACCACCACACCCACCTCTACACGGGCATCACCGGCGGGCGCGAAAATATGCGCCGCCTCGCCGAGGCCGGACTGGACGAGATTCGCTTCCACCCGCCGTACGAACTCTGGGGCGACATGCACGGCACCGAATGGGAGGAAATCCTCTACATCGCCCGCGAAGAAGGCCTCACCCCGGCGTTCGAGATTCCGGGCATCCGCGCCGAACGCGAGTTCATCGACTTCCTCGACGAGGGCGCGGCGGACTTCTGTAACATCAACGAGTTCGAGATGAGCGAGGGCAACTACGAGCGCATGCAGGCCGAGGGCTACGAACTCCGTGAGGGCCACATGAGCGCCGTCGAAGGCTCCCACGACATCTTAGAGGAGATGGCCGTCCACCCGAAGGTGTACTTCTGTACCTCCGTGTTCAAGGACGCCGCCCAGCATCGAAACCGCTTAAAGCGCATGGCGAAGAACCTCCGCCGCGAATTCGACGACGTGACCGACGACGGCACGCTCGTCTACGGCAAGACGTGGATTACACCCGCGGAACTCGAAGCTCTCGGCGTCCCCGAGGAGTTCTACACCGTCAAAGAGAACCACGTCGAAATCGCCTGGTGGCTCTTAGAGGAGATGGTCCAAGAGGGCGACGTGGAGAAAGGCGAGATTATCGAGCAGTATCCGACGGTCGACGGAACTGTGGTCGAACGGACTCCATTGGCTTGA
- a CDS encoding MFS transporter has protein sequence MADSSRRTISIVFTVVFLDLLGFGIIIPILPFYVRAFGADELVIGLLAASYSAMQFLFAPVLGNLSDRRGRRPIILISVFGSAIAWTLFGLAEGLALLFVSRMLAGAMGGNIAAAQAYVADVTPPEERAKSLGLLGAAFGLGFIFGPGIGAVFTFQVVVDFFQGLIPWVTINQFSLPSFVAAFLALMNFLVAYRFLPESREIADEPVAYESQLTQLKNAILNEDLRGLLVAFFLISFAFSGVQIMFIPYVADIYGYSESQSALLLTYIGVLGVIVQGGLIGRLTNRYTESRLTVFGAALLTVALFGIPSAPLLGELVFPSLTGVASFLTNQLLALLAVLAVLSLGNGIVNVSLTTIVSQKASADRQGSALGLTQGSGSLARTFGPVLMGGIYATIGYWSPFVLGGVLLLPVLAIALQLARNDDAKRATATESELTH, from the coding sequence ATGGCCGACAGCTCGCGGCGCACCATCAGCATCGTCTTCACGGTGGTCTTTCTCGACCTGCTCGGCTTCGGCATCATCATCCCTATCCTCCCGTTTTACGTTCGGGCGTTCGGGGCCGACGAACTCGTCATCGGGCTGCTCGCGGCCTCCTACTCGGCGATGCAGTTTCTCTTCGCGCCAGTCCTCGGGAACCTTTCTGACCGTCGGGGACGGCGACCCATCATCCTCATCTCGGTGTTCGGCAGCGCCATCGCGTGGACGCTGTTCGGACTCGCGGAAGGCCTCGCCTTGCTGTTCGTCTCGCGGATGCTCGCCGGCGCGATGGGCGGCAACATCGCCGCCGCGCAGGCCTACGTCGCCGACGTGACGCCGCCCGAGGAGCGCGCGAAGAGTCTCGGTCTGCTCGGCGCGGCGTTCGGGCTTGGCTTTATCTTTGGGCCGGGTATCGGCGCGGTATTCACCTTTCAGGTCGTCGTGGACTTCTTCCAGGGGCTCATCCCGTGGGTCACCATCAATCAGTTCTCGCTGCCGAGTTTCGTCGCGGCGTTTCTCGCGCTCATGAATTTCCTCGTCGCGTATCGGTTCCTCCCCGAATCGCGGGAAATCGCGGACGAGCCGGTCGCCTACGAATCGCAGCTTACGCAGCTCAAAAACGCCATCCTGAACGAGGACCTTCGGGGCCTTCTCGTCGCGTTTTTCCTCATCTCGTTTGCCTTCTCGGGGGTCCAGATCATGTTCATCCCGTACGTCGCCGACATCTACGGCTACAGCGAGTCACAGAGCGCGCTATTGCTCACCTACATCGGCGTCCTCGGCGTCATCGTTCAAGGGGGCCTCATCGGCCGACTTACGAACCGCTATACAGAGAGCAGGCTGACCGTCTTCGGGGCCGCCCTGCTCACCGTCGCGCTGTTCGGGATTCCAAGCGCGCCCCTCCTCGGCGAACTGGTCTTCCCGAGTCTCACCGGTGTCGCCTCGTTCCTCACGAACCAACTGCTCGCGCTGCTCGCCGTCCTCGCCGTCCTCTCGCTCGGCAACGGCATCGTGAACGTCTCGCTCACGACCATCGTCTCCCAGAAGGCGAGTGCGGACCGACAGGGGAGTGCCCTCGGCCTCACGCAGGGGTCGGGGAGTCTCGCACGCACTTTCGGCCCCGTCCTGATGGGCGGCATCTACGCGACCATCGGCTACTGGTCGCCGTTCGTCCTCGGGGGCGTCCTGCTCTTGCCGGTTCTTGCAATCGCGTTACAACTCGCCCGAAATGACGACGCAAAACGGGCGACAGCAACCGAATCTGAACTGACACACTGA
- a CDS encoding DUF373 family protein, giving the protein MLLVLCIDLDDDLGRKTGLSTPVIGRDAVEAAAVALATADPEDSDVNVLFEGIHILDSIEDETVEVAAVTGLEGSDIAANRKVGEEVDTVLASLTTGEDIRALVVTDGAQDESVIPVIRSRVRIDGVRRVIVRQAQDLESMYYTIKQVLNDPETRGTILVPLGILLLIYPLAIIADKLGLPGAVFGMTSGLLGLYVLFRGLGLEETIDRSIDRLRRGLYAGRVTLIAYVVAGTLLLIGGVSGMEMLTQIQEATPGGQPNALYVIAALLYGSVRWFAAAGITTSLGRVTDEYLAATFKWRYLNAPFYVLAIAIVLHAVSAYFLGIVTLSFLAAALTGGTLLALASTLAFAVAETHFARPVEA; this is encoded by the coding sequence ATGCTGCTCGTGCTGTGCATCGACCTGGACGACGACCTCGGCCGGAAGACAGGCCTGTCTACGCCCGTCATCGGCCGCGACGCCGTCGAAGCCGCCGCCGTTGCACTCGCCACCGCAGACCCCGAGGACTCCGACGTGAACGTCCTGTTCGAGGGCATCCACATCCTCGACAGCATCGAGGACGAAACCGTCGAAGTCGCCGCGGTCACGGGCCTCGAAGGCAGCGACATCGCCGCGAACCGCAAGGTCGGCGAGGAAGTCGATACGGTCCTCGCGAGTCTCACGACGGGCGAGGACATCCGCGCGCTCGTCGTGACCGACGGGGCACAGGACGAGTCGGTGATTCCGGTCATCCGCTCGCGGGTGCGCATTGACGGGGTTCGCCGAGTCATCGTCCGGCAGGCCCAGGACTTAGAGTCGATGTACTACACCATCAAGCAGGTGCTGAACGACCCCGAAACCCGGGGGACGATTCTCGTTCCGCTCGGCATCCTCCTGCTCATCTACCCCCTCGCCATCATCGCGGACAAACTCGGCCTGCCGGGGGCCGTCTTCGGCATGACCTCCGGCCTGCTCGGCCTCTACGTCCTCTTCAGAGGCCTCGGCTTAGAGGAGACCATCGACCGCTCGATAGACCGCCTGCGCCGGGGGCTCTACGCCGGGCGGGTCACGCTCATCGCCTACGTCGTCGCGGGCACGCTGCTCCTCATCGGCGGGGTCAGCGGGATGGAGATGCTGACCCAGATTCAGGAAGCGACGCCAGGTGGCCAGCCAAACGCCCTCTACGTCATCGCGGCGTTGCTATACGGCTCTGTGCGCTGGTTCGCCGCGGCGGGCATCACGACCAGTCTTGGTCGGGTGACCGACGAATACCTCGCTGCGACGTTCAAGTGGCGCTACCTGAACGCGCCCTTCTACGTCCTCGCCATCGCCATCGTCCTCCACGCCGTGAGCGCCTACTTCCTCGGCATCGTGACGCTGTCGTTCCTCGCGGCGGCCCTTACTGGTGGGACGTTGCTCGCGCTCGCCTCGACGCTCGCCTTCGCGGTGGCGGAAACCCACTTTGCCCGACCGGTCGAAGCCTGA
- a CDS encoding GrpB family protein, whose translation MTLGLQSGTVELCEHDPAWHEAFSITARELRSLIGDRIERIEHVGSTAIPGIPAKPILDVLVVVSDVARAEELIPKLQSLGYEYDADDPLEKRLFFTRGPDSGRTHHLAVVEEGTERFEDYVAFRDALLANPELAEAYAALKRELAEQYADDRETYTNEKAEFVQSVLDSQTG comes from the coding sequence ATGACCCTCGGCCTGCAAAGCGGAACGGTCGAACTGTGCGAGCACGACCCGGCGTGGCACGAGGCGTTTTCGATTACTGCCCGCGAACTGCGGTCGCTTATCGGTGACCGAATCGAGCGCATCGAGCACGTCGGAAGTACGGCGATTCCGGGCATCCCCGCGAAACCGATTCTCGACGTGCTCGTCGTCGTGTCGGATGTAGCCCGCGCCGAGGAACTGATTCCCAAACTGCAGAGCCTCGGCTACGAGTACGACGCCGACGACCCCCTCGAAAAACGGCTGTTTTTCACTCGCGGTCCGGACTCGGGTCGCACCCACCACCTCGCGGTGGTCGAAGAAGGGACAGAGCGATTCGAGGATTACGTCGCATTCCGGGATGCCTTGCTGGCAAACCCCGAGTTGGCCGAAGCGTACGCCGCGCTGAAACGAGAACTGGCCGAGCAGTACGCAGACGACCGCGAGACGTATACGAACGAGAAAGCAGAATTCGTCCAGTCGGTGCTCGACTCGCAGACAGGGTAG
- a CDS encoding polyprenyl synthetase family protein: MEYLERRRELVETRLEAVLDEIEPPALAAQMQHVALSGGKRVRPMVTVLSCEAVGGSAEDAVDFGVGIELVHNASLVVDDIIDDSDIRRGVASAWSEFGYGPSIIASDGLLGEAFSLFSTNGRAMEAVSEAMVELGEGEATELVAKPETEAEYMVLARRKTGSLFRAAAEVGAIAAEADEETVDAFGEYAEKVGIAFQIRDDVLDAVADAEELGKPTGIDAEMDRPSLVQITNLTPEEANDRARAYSDAALDALDRVDAADSQALDYLRDLAEFVVVRER; encoded by the coding sequence ATGGAGTATCTGGAGCGTCGGCGCGAGCTGGTCGAGACACGACTGGAGGCGGTGCTCGACGAGATCGAGCCACCGGCGCTCGCGGCGCAGATGCAGCACGTCGCCCTCTCAGGGGGCAAGCGCGTTCGGCCGATGGTGACCGTCCTCTCGTGTGAGGCCGTCGGCGGTAGCGCTGAGGACGCCGTCGATTTCGGCGTCGGCATCGAACTCGTCCACAACGCCTCGTTGGTGGTCGACGACATCATCGACGACTCGGACATCCGTCGCGGCGTCGCGAGCGCGTGGTCTGAGTTCGGCTACGGCCCCTCTATCATCGCCTCGGACGGCCTGCTCGGCGAGGCTTTCTCGCTGTTTTCGACGAACGGCCGGGCCATGGAAGCCGTCTCCGAGGCGATGGTCGAACTCGGTGAGGGCGAGGCGACCGAACTGGTGGCGAAACCCGAAACCGAAGCCGAGTACATGGTGCTCGCCCGTCGTAAGACGGGGTCGCTGTTTCGTGCCGCCGCCGAAGTCGGAGCCATCGCCGCAGAGGCGGACGAGGAGACGGTCGATGCGTTCGGCGAGTACGCAGAGAAGGTGGGGATCGCCTTCCAGATTCGCGACGACGTGCTGGACGCCGTCGCGGACGCAGAGGAACTCGGCAAGCCGACCGGCATCGACGCCGAGATGGACCGCCCGTCGCTCGTCCAGATTACGAACCTTACGCCCGAGGAGGCGAACGACCGCGCTCGCGCCTACTCCGACGCCGCCCTTGACGCCCTCGACCGGGTGGACGCTGCAGACTCGCAGGCACTCGACTACCTCCGGGACCTCGCTGAGTTCGTCGTCGTCCGCGAACGATGA
- a CDS encoding amidase: MTPTFDVVETTVEDIHAAYEAGDLTCRDLVQAYLDRIEAYDSAGPELNSIITVNDHALEQADELDAAFEQDGFVGPLHGIPFVVKDQVETADITTTFGSEAFADYQPEADATLVTRLRDAGAIILAKTNLPDWATSWFGYSSVTGRTKNPYDLARDPGGSSSGTGAAVAANLGTVGIGEDTGGSIRLPSAYNNLFGIRVTPGLLPRTGMSPLVVSQDTPGPMARTVRELALVLDVGVGYDAADEYTAVTELTDDAGSYADSLDADALSGARIGVLRDAFGAADDPDSGPVTALVNDAIETMEEAGATIVEPVSVPNLDEHLDATSLYILQSKRDLNEFFAARDDAQVDSVAELYESGQYHEILDLFIGIAEDGPDDPTEDPDYWKSVAAQLKFQRDVLNVYAEHDLDVLLCPDVQVVPPTAESIEAGKLDTLTFPTNTILASQSGLCAISVPAGLTDDGLPAGVELIGKPYDETTLLSLAYAFEQVADTRVPPETAPPLDD; this comes from the coding sequence ATGACTCCCACATTTGACGTCGTCGAGACGACCGTCGAGGACATCCACGCCGCCTACGAGGCGGGAGACCTCACCTGCCGGGACCTCGTCCAGGCCTATCTGGACCGCATCGAGGCCTACGACAGCGCCGGGCCGGAACTCAACTCCATCATCACGGTGAACGACCACGCCCTCGAACAGGCCGACGAACTCGACGCCGCCTTCGAGCAAGACGGCTTCGTCGGCCCGCTGCACGGGATTCCCTTCGTGGTCAAAGACCAGGTGGAAACTGCGGACATCACGACTACGTTCGGCTCCGAAGCCTTCGCCGACTATCAGCCCGAAGCCGACGCGACGCTCGTCACGCGCCTTCGCGACGCGGGAGCCATTATCCTCGCAAAGACGAATCTCCCCGACTGGGCGACGTCGTGGTTCGGCTACTCCTCGGTGACCGGGCGCACGAAGAACCCCTACGATCTCGCTCGCGACCCGGGTGGCTCCTCCAGCGGAACCGGGGCGGCGGTGGCGGCGAACCTCGGAACCGTCGGCATTGGCGAGGACACGGGCGGGTCGATTCGCTTGCCGTCCGCGTACAACAATCTGTTCGGCATCCGCGTGACGCCGGGCCTGCTCCCCCGAACCGGAATGTCGCCACTCGTCGTCTCACAGGACACTCCCGGCCCGATGGCGCGCACCGTGCGGGAACTCGCGCTCGTCCTTGACGTGGGCGTCGGCTACGACGCCGCAGACGAGTACACTGCGGTCACGGAACTCACCGACGACGCGGGGTCCTACGCCGACAGCCTCGACGCCGACGCCCTCTCCGGGGCGCGAATCGGTGTCCTTCGCGATGCATTCGGCGCAGCAGACGACCCCGACAGCGGCCCGGTCACGGCACTCGTAAACGACGCCATCGAGACGATGGAAGAAGCAGGCGCGACGATTGTCGAGCCGGTGAGCGTCCCGAATCTGGACGAACACCTCGATGCGACCTCGCTCTACATCCTCCAGTCCAAACGCGACCTGAACGAGTTCTTCGCCGCCCGCGACGACGCGCAAGTCGATTCGGTCGCCGAACTCTACGAGTCGGGACAGTACCACGAGATTCTCGACCTGTTCATCGGCATCGCGGAAGACGGCCCGGACGACCCGACCGAGGACCCCGACTACTGGAAGAGCGTCGCGGCGCAACTCAAGTTCCAGCGCGACGTGCTGAACGTCTACGCCGAACACGACCTCGACGTGCTGCTCTGTCCCGACGTGCAGGTCGTCCCGCCGACGGCCGAGTCCATCGAAGCGGGCAAACTCGACACCCTGACGTTCCCGACCAACACGATTCTCGCCTCTCAGTCCGGCCTCTGTGCGATTTCGGTTCCCGCCGGCCTGACCGACGACGGCCTCCCCGCAGGCGTCGAACTCATCGGAAAACCGTACGACGAGACGACGCTCCTCTCGCTGGCCTACGCCTTCGAGCAGGTTGCGGACACGCGCGTTCCGCCCGAGACGGCGCCGCCGCTCGACGACTGA
- a CDS encoding electron transfer flavoprotein subunit alpha/FixB family protein gives MSDVLAITEHRRGELRDVSYELITAGRQLADELGGDLHLAVISGDVSGFADKLNREGVDTIHTVDEGEEFNHDVYTQVITQLYDELQPGALLMPNSVNGLDYAPAVANHLDLPLVTDAIDFSYNGTLEATREQYGSKVETTVEVDADHVALTIRPGEWPGAEETGDADVVSFEASIDESAVKSTVTGFEEVGGGDVDITDADILVSVGRGIKEEENIELVQELADALGATLSSSRPIVDNGWLPKNRQVGQSGKVVTPDVYIAIGISGAVQHVAGMKGSDTIIAINTDPNAPIFDIADYGIVDDLFDVVPALTEQFK, from the coding sequence ATGAGCGACGTACTCGCAATCACCGAACACCGCCGCGGCGAACTCCGCGACGTCAGCTACGAACTCATCACGGCTGGCCGCCAGCTCGCAGACGAACTCGGCGGCGACCTCCACCTCGCCGTCATCTCCGGCGACGTCTCCGGCTTCGCGGACAAACTGAACCGCGAAGGCGTGGACACAATCCACACCGTCGACGAAGGCGAAGAGTTCAACCACGACGTGTACACGCAGGTCATCACCCAGCTCTACGACGAGCTCCAGCCGGGTGCCCTGCTCATGCCGAACTCCGTAAACGGCCTCGACTACGCACCCGCCGTCGCCAACCACCTCGACCTGCCACTGGTCACCGACGCCATCGACTTCTCCTATAACGGGACGCTCGAAGCGACCCGCGAGCAGTACGGCTCGAAGGTCGAGACGACGGTGGAAGTCGACGCAGACCACGTCGCCCTGACCATCCGCCCCGGCGAGTGGCCGGGCGCAGAGGAGACCGGTGACGCAGACGTCGTCTCCTTCGAAGCGTCCATCGACGAGTCGGCCGTCAAGTCGACCGTCACCGGCTTCGAGGAAGTCGGCGGCGGCGACGTCGACATCACCGACGCGGACATCCTCGTTTCCGTCGGCCGCGGTATCAAAGAAGAGGAGAACATCGAACTCGTCCAGGAACTCGCAGACGCCCTGGGCGCGACCCTTTCGTCCTCGCGGCCAATCGTGGACAACGGCTGGTTGCCGAAGAACCGCCAGGTCGGCCAGTCCGGCAAGGTCGTCACCCCCGACGTCTACATCGCCATCGGGATCTCTGGGGCAGTCCAACACGTCGCCGGGATGAAGGGCTCTGACACCATCATCGCCATCAACACCGACCCGAACGCGCCAATCTTCGACATCGCCGACTACGGGATTGTCGACGACCTGTTCGACGTCGTCCCTGCGCTGACCGAGCAGTTCAAGTAA
- a CDS encoding electron transfer flavoprotein subunit beta/FixA family protein: MKVLVTVKEVAEVEDEFEIDGLKIDERYLEYDLNEWDDYAVEEGVQIAEANDDVEVVTVTIGPERSEETIRMALAKGADRAIRVWDDALDGADFVDVATKTDILAAVVEDEQPDLVLTGVQAGDDAFGATGVSLADAIGFEWAAVVNALDLDVDGGVAHLRRELEGGVEELTDVDLPAVLTIQTGINEPRYASLRGIRQAQSKEIAPKSFEDLGLDASVTESEITLTSMYEPESESDATIWEGSADETAGKLAEFLRDKGVGQA; the protein is encoded by the coding sequence ATGAAAGTCCTTGTCACCGTAAAGGAGGTGGCAGAAGTCGAAGACGAGTTCGAGATTGACGGACTCAAAATCGACGAACGCTACCTCGAATACGACCTGAACGAATGGGACGACTACGCCGTCGAGGAGGGCGTCCAAATCGCCGAGGCAAACGACGACGTCGAAGTCGTTACTGTGACCATCGGCCCCGAACGGTCAGAAGAAACCATCCGCATGGCCCTCGCGAAAGGCGCAGACCGCGCCATCCGCGTCTGGGACGACGCCCTCGACGGTGCTGACTTCGTGGACGTCGCCACCAAAACCGACATCCTCGCCGCCGTGGTCGAAGACGAACAGCCAGACCTCGTTCTGACGGGCGTCCAGGCCGGCGACGACGCCTTCGGCGCGACCGGCGTCTCGCTCGCCGACGCTATCGGCTTCGAGTGGGCGGCCGTCGTGAACGCCCTCGACCTCGATGTCGACGGTGGCGTCGCCCACCTGCGTCGGGAACTCGAAGGCGGCGTCGAGGAACTCACCGACGTCGACCTGCCAGCGGTTCTCACCATCCAGACGGGTATCAACGAACCGCGCTACGCGTCGCTGCGCGGCATCCGGCAGGCCCAGAGCAAGGAAATCGCGCCGAAGTCCTTCGAGGACCTCGGGCTCGACGCCTCGGTCACTGAGAGCGAGATTACGCTCACCTCCATGTACGAACCAGAATCCGAGAGCGACGCTACCATCTGGGAGGGCAGCGCCGACGAGACCGCCGGGAAACTTGCTGAATTCCTCCGCGACAAAGGAGTTGGTCAGGCATGA
- a CDS encoding methyltransferase domain-containing protein, which produces MGVLEHKGRARLFYKYLSKVYDQVNPYIWNEEMRAEALELIDIQDGDRVLDVGCGTGFATEGILQYTDDVHGLDQSIHQLEKAWAKLGKRDTVKFYRGDAERLPFRDGQFDKVWSSGSIEYWPEPVTALREIRRVVKPGNKVLIVGPNHPRNFVMGKLADAMMLFYDEAEADRMFSEAGFVDVEHTLMGPSYSPEIAIVTVARAPEN; this is translated from the coding sequence ATGGGAGTCCTCGAGCACAAGGGCCGTGCCCGCCTGTTCTACAAGTACCTCTCCAAGGTGTACGACCAGGTGAACCCGTACATCTGGAACGAGGAGATGCGTGCTGAGGCCCTCGAATTGATCGACATCCAAGACGGCGACCGCGTCCTCGACGTCGGCTGTGGGACCGGCTTCGCCACCGAGGGAATCCTCCAGTACACCGACGACGTTCACGGCCTGGACCAGAGCATCCACCAGCTCGAAAAGGCGTGGGCGAAGCTCGGCAAGCGCGACACGGTGAAGTTCTACCGGGGCGACGCAGAGCGTCTGCCCTTCCGCGACGGCCAGTTCGACAAGGTCTGGTCGTCAGGCTCTATCGAATACTGGCCGGAACCAGTCACGGCCCTGCGCGAGATTCGCCGCGTCGTCAAACCCGGCAACAAAGTACTCATCGTCGGCCCGAACCACCCGCGGAACTTCGTCATGGGCAAGCTCGCGGACGCGATGATGCTGTTCTACGACGAGGCCGAGGCAGACCGGATGTTCAGCGAGGCCGGCTTCGTGGACGTAGAGCACACGCTCATGGGGCCGAGCTACAGTCCCGAGATCGCCATCGTCACCGTCGCCCGCGCACCCGAGAACTAG
- the ahaH gene encoding ATP synthase archaeal subunit H: MARPEVLDRIKEAEREADEIVEQAETARKERIAEARERAEAIREEAHEEARELEEERLASAEEEIEAERKEILAAGEAEREALEERAQSRVDDVVSFVVETFEEAVHAQT, from the coding sequence ATGGCTAGGCCAGAGGTTCTCGACCGAATCAAAGAGGCCGAGCGGGAGGCCGATGAAATTGTAGAACAGGCCGAGACCGCGCGCAAAGAACGGATTGCGGAGGCACGCGAGCGTGCTGAAGCGATTCGCGAAGAGGCCCACGAGGAGGCCCGCGAGCTTGAAGAAGAACGACTTGCCTCGGCAGAGGAAGAGATCGAAGCCGAACGCAAGGAAATTCTCGCAGCAGGTGAAGCGGAACGTGAGGCCCTCGAAGAACGCGCGCAGTCGCGGGTAGACGACGTCGTCTCCTTCGTCGTCGAAACCTTCGAGGAGGCGGTTCATGCTCAGACCTAA